TACTTACCATCGGGCTTATATTTGAGCCATGTTTCAAAACATCAATAATTATGCAGCACGGTCTGTTAACTTAACAGAGGCAGAAACAGCGCTGTTTAATGAGATTCTCGAATATCGTAAAGTGCCCAAAAAAACACGACTGCTTGCAGCGGGTGATATCTGCAATTTTGAGGCTTATGTAAATAAAGGCTGCATCCGCGAATACATTATTGATGAAAACGGTGCCGAGGTAACCCTGCAATTTGCCGTTGAAGACTGGTGGGTAAGCGATCTGGCCAGCTTTCAGGATCAAAGCCCCGCCTACATGAATATCGAAACATTAGAAGATTGCGAATTGCTTATCCTCAACCGCGAAAGCAAAGAGCGCCTGCTTGCCGAAGTGCCCAAACTTGAGCGTATGTTCAGGCTTATGCTGCAAAGGCATCTTACGGTGGTGCAAAAGCGTTTGTTTAAAACCATAGCCACTACAGCTATGGAAAAATACCAGGAGTTTATTAACCGGTATCCCGGCATACCGCAAAGGGTGCCGCAGCATTATATTGCTTCTTATTTGGGGATCTCGCCGGAGTTTTTGAGTAAGTTGAGGGCGAGGGGGATGAAGAAGTAAGCGATATGCTACAGGAATTTTCTGTAGTTAGTTTTCCAGTACTGCTTAATGAAGCCCCACTTATAACTCTTATATTTATCAATTTTATCAATGGGGTATTCCCGGATAAGTTTCTCTTTAGTTCTATTTATCTTAAAAATAAATATGCCCATCTTCTCATCACCATTGCATCCAAGCCCCGAAATGAAGCCGATTGGAATTGCCTGAAAGTTGACTATTTTGAACAAATAACTATTCCAATTTAAATCACCACATCCCGCCCTTTCATATGAATAATATAAGTTGTTACTTCCCAATCCCGCCGCGTAAGCGAAATTCCTAAAATTGTTAACCTCTATAAAATTATGCCTATGTTTATTGTACAAGTAAAGGTTGTTGTCGTTGGGTGTGTTTGAAACATATTGTATAAGAATATCCTTATAGCCATCTTTATTGAAATCAATAAATTTCATTTCCCAAATACCGAATTCATGTAAGCGGCTTACTATTCTCCGTTTTGCTTTTACCTCTACCACGGTATCACTGTTACTATAACTGATACTATAAAGCACACCGTCAACCCAGGCACTTGCAGTTTTAAAGGTATTATGTTGGGCAAATAACAAATTGGTATAAATAAATAAGATAGTGGTGATAAGAAAGGTTTTCATTGATATGGATTACACAACCAATATAAAGTAAAAATGGCGCATCACAATATACGATGGACCATTTTTACCGGAAGCGAATTAATCAATTACGATGAATATGCAGTCCATTAAACTGCTTTTTACCATTCTCGTACGAAGAATTGCCCTGCGCAAAGCGTTTGTATTTTGCTGCGTATCTTTTAAACACGCTATCTGACTGTTTAACACCATTAACAATCAGTTCTTCACTGTTAAATGACATATCGTGTAGCGCTTCCTCGTTTGCGATAATGCCATCTTTCACTAAATCGCCGGTCATCTGTTTTAATAATCGTTGATCTTCGGCGGCCCGTTCCTGATCTTTTTTAGCCTGTATTTGATCTAAGCGGGCCTGTTCCTGGTCGCGTTTAGCCTGCACCTGATCACGACCGGCCTGTTCCTGATCGCGTTTGGCTTGCTCCTGGTCGCGGACAGCTTGTTCCTGGTCGCGTTTGGCTTGCTGCTGATCGCGGGCAGCTTGTTCCTGTTCCGTTTTGGCATGTTCCTGATCTAAACGGGCCTGCTCCTGGTCGCGTTTGGCTTGCAGCTGATCCCGACTGGCCTGTTCCTGATCCCGTTTAGCCTGTTGCTGATCGCGCATGGCCTGCTCCTGGTCTTTTTTTGCCTGGATCCTGTCTTTTTTTATTTGCTCGCGGATGGCGGCAATCTCTTTGCTGTATTCGCCCCATCTTGCCAGCGGAATCGTTTCGCCATCAATGGCCAGTGAGGTCATTTTGTCTTTCAGCAATTCAATCTGGTAGGTTTTACCGTTCCAATGGGTTTGGATTTGCTCGCGGCCGTTGCTGCTGAAGTTAGCATAATTGTTATACGGGTCGTAAGCAGTTTTTTTTGTGGGCTTTTGTGCGTTAGCTACTGCTGCAAACGCTAAGGAAACCATCAGCAGCGTGCTGATTTTGAAATAATTTGTTTTCATTTTTTGTTGATTTAAAGGTTAGAAATCGGGCAATAGCTTTCCCCTCCGCCATACAGGCGGTTTTAAAATTGATAATTAAGATTTTAAGATTTAGCCATACTCCGGCCTCTAAAACAGGGTGCACTCCTGCCTCATCAACCGGTAGAAAAGAATTTGATTACTTACTCCTGAACGTTTGTTTTGCTTTTAATAGGTTCTGTTTGAGGTTTATTAACATGAGCCTGATCACGTTTGGCCTGTTCCTGGTCACGCCGGGCCTGCTCCTGATCGCGCATGGCCTGTATCTGATCCAGTTTAGCCTGCGCCTGATCACGCATGGCTTGTTCCTGATCCCGTTTGGCTTGCTCCTGGTCGCGACGGGCCTGTTCCTGGTCAAGCTTTGCATGCTCCATATCAATGCGGGCCTGATCCTGGTCGCGTTTAGCTTGCAATTGCTCGTTATTAAACTTGATTTTATCGGCCGATATTTGCGCGCTTTCACGCTCGGCCTGCTGCTTTGCAGCCAATGCGTCCTGCTCAGGCCGCTCCTCCGTAGCAGAAACCGGTTGTGCATTAACCATAGTTTGCTCATCACTTACCGGGGTAGGTTGTGATAATGGGATAACTTGTTTCTGTTTTAAGAGCTTTGGTTTATCTGCCGGTTTACTTGTAACTGCAGGTTTTGTGCTTGCTGATTTGGTTATAAGATACTGCTGTTTATGCAGATACTTGTTGCTATTTTCGTGCTTGCTAACTTCCCTGATCTGCGCGATAGCCGCCGTGGCAATAATGGCCGAGAGGATCATGAGGCCGCTTATCAGGAATGCCTTTTCGCCGGTAGTTATGGTTTTATTTTTATGCCCCAGTATGCGGCTTACCCTTTGCAGCAACTGGTTCTTTTTACCCGGGAAAGCTACCGCGTAATTGTTTCCGTAAAGCGAATGCTCTTTAAAACTGATGAGTGCCTGTATAAATTCCCGTTTATTTTTTGTTTGGGCGAGGGCAATATCGTCACAGCAGTTTTCGCGCTCATCACGAAGTAAAGCCGAAATCCATAGCAAACCCGGATTAAAGAAAAACACGGTTTCGGCAATGGTTTGCAAAATATTAACCAGATAGTCATGCCTGCGGATATGGGCCAGTTCATGCAGCAACACGGCCTCTACCTGTTCGGGCGGTAATCCGGCCAGTAAGCCCACCGGGATCAGGATGAGCGGTTTCAGGTGACCGATAACCATAGGCATTTTTACATAGCCCGATTCAAGCAATTGCACAGCCTGCTTCAACTGCAGTTTTTGGCAAAGCTGCTCAACCCTGTTTTTCCAATAGTCTGAAGGTTCGGATACCTGCCTGTACCTGGCCAGGCGGATAAATACCAGGCCACGCATCATCCGCACCCATCTAAACAGGAAAAACACAAACCATAAC
The sequence above is a segment of the Mucilaginibacter celer genome. Coding sequences within it:
- a CDS encoding Crp/Fnr family transcriptional regulator; the encoded protein is MFQNINNYAARSVNLTEAETALFNEILEYRKVPKKTRLLAAGDICNFEAYVNKGCIREYIIDENGAEVTLQFAVEDWWVSDLASFQDQSPAYMNIETLEDCELLILNRESKERLLAEVPKLERMFRLMLQRHLTVVQKRLFKTIATTAMEKYQEFINRYPGIPQRVPQHYIASYLGISPEFLSKLRARGMKK
- a CDS encoding M56 family metallopeptidase, giving the protein MHLLLNINTITQNLIQAFSWMLIHSLWQGLVLAVMSALVMLFTKKAGSVLRHNLILAQFLLFVGACLFTFVWELNKHPQQNMMQLGRAIGGTATALLSLNGDGVRAFAYACINYFTANAPMVVLLWFVFFLFRWVRMMRGLVFIRLARYRQVSEPSDYWKNRVEQLCQKLQLKQAVQLLESGYVKMPMVIGHLKPLILIPVGLLAGLPPEQVEAVLLHELAHIRRHDYLVNILQTIAETVFFFNPGLLWISALLRDERENCCDDIALAQTKNKREFIQALISFKEHSLYGNNYAVAFPGKKNQLLQRVSRILGHKNKTITTGEKAFLISGLMILSAIIATAAIAQIREVSKHENSNKYLHKQQYLITKSASTKPAVTSKPADKPKLLKQKQVIPLSQPTPVSDEQTMVNAQPVSATEERPEQDALAAKQQAERESAQISADKIKFNNEQLQAKRDQDQARIDMEHAKLDQEQARRDQEQAKRDQEQAMRDQAQAKLDQIQAMRDQEQARRDQEQAKRDQAHVNKPQTEPIKSKTNVQE